A genomic segment from Gracilinanus agilis isolate LMUSP501 chromosome 1, AgileGrace, whole genome shotgun sequence encodes:
- the ICAM5 gene encoding intercellular adhesion molecule 5 — MTFSQPLLLRALLALVGSLCLGLQALSGAVAQEPYWADLQPRSALVERGGSLWLNCSTNCPRPERGGLETSLRRNGTQRGLRWLARQLVDIREPEAHPICFFRCARRTLQARGTILTYQRPDRVELEPLPTWLPVGENFTLSCRVPGAGPRGSLSITLLRGAQELSRRRFPGESPRARGAMATFTATARREDHRVNFSCLAELDLRPHGLGLLQNSSAPQELHIFALAPEPPSLAFPRLLEVGTEQLVSCEMDKLFPAQEAHIHLALGSQMLSPRVILDGDKLKATATITVKEEEVEGEDEQELTCTVTLGGQNRKAQGNLTVYSFPQPNLTVSEPSVREGTFVNVTCEARPGAQVLLDGAPEPSPGEPAWLTLTASEEDDERVFICEALLEVKGEILRRNRSLELQVLYQPRLDEAGCPGNWTWLEGMESTLQCWAPGNPPPVVECVRPEGGPAIPLGLPLPISRDHAGTYQCTASNTVGQTTKDVTVMVEYGPVLDQLGCPERRTWLEGTEEVLTCQALGVPPPIVSCIPIGAWAQLPVGQLRVTREHAGTYHCVATNPRGSASTNVSITVEYGPSFGEVDCPGAWTWVKGSDHQFSCEADGNPEPVVLCSRAGNSSHGELLFPHLGSPSGQDPAPGLYYCNATNMHGSASKRVTVSAESPPQMDEASCPSHQTWLEGARAPVLTCRAQGNPTPRVHCSRDGPERPEKPSVSRADAGTFHCVATNSHGSDTRIVTIGVEYRPLVAELVAMPPGSVKPGGNFTLTCRAEGSPPAQYSWRTPPGAPNIGLSGNNSTLSVAGALGSHGGVYECAATNTHGSHALRITVHVTGPWLWIVVGGVAGGALLLASLGGLTYYLQSTACKKGEYNVQEAESSGEAVCLNGSGAGPGAGGGTGAEAGAEGGGAEVYSIQLTST, encoded by the exons ATGACCTTCTCCCAGCCGCTGCTGCTCCGGGCACTGCTCGCCCTTGTGGGGTCCCTCTGCCTGGGACTGCAGGCTCTCTCAG GGGCGGTGGCGCAGGAGCCGTACTGGGCCGACCTGCAGCCCAGGTCAGCACTGGTGGAACGAGGGGGCTCCCTGTGGCTGAACTGCAGCACCAACTGTCCACGACCTGAACGAGGCGGGCTGGAGACCTCGCTTCGGAGGAACGGAACGCAGAGGGGGCTGCGCTGGCTCGCCCGCCAGCTGGTGGACATCCGTGAGCCTGAAGCCCATCCTATCTGCTTCTTCCGCTGTGCCCGCCGGACCCTTCAGGCCCGTGGGACGATCCTCACCTACC AACGACCAGATCGAGTGGAATTGGAGCCACTACCTACCTGGTTGCCTGTGGGCGAAAACTTTACCCTTAGCTGCAGAGTCCCTGGAGCAGGACCCCGGGGGAGCCTTTCTATCACTCTGCTTCGCGGCGCCCAAGAACTGAGCCGGCGCAGGTTTCCGGGGGAATCGCCAAGGGCAAGGGGCGCTATGGCCACGTTCACGGCCACTGCCCGAAGGGAAGACCACAGAGTCAACTTCTCTTGCCTTGCGGAGCTGGACCTTAGGCCCCACGGACTGGGACTACTTCAGAACAGCTCCGCCCCACAGGAGCTCCACATTTTTG CCTTGGCTCCAGAGCCCCCCAGCCTAGCATTCCCCAGGCTCCTGGAAGTTGGCACAGAGCAGCTGGTGAGCTGTGAGATGGACAAGCTGTTCCCAGCTCAGGAAGCCCACATACATCTGGCCCTAGGGAGCCAGATGCTGAGCCCCAGGGTCATCCTGGATGGGGACAAGCTGAAGGCTACAGCTACCATCACTGTGAAAGAGGAAGAGGTTGAAGGCGAGGACGAGCAGGAACTAACTTGCACTGTGACCCTAGGGGGACAGAATCGAAAGGCCCAAGGAAACTTGACAGTTTATA GCTTTCCTCAGCCCAACCTAACAGTCAGTGAACCCAGCGTCAGGGAGGGGACCTTTGTGAATGTGACCTGTGAGGCCCGTCCAGGTGCCCAGGTGTTGCTGGATGGGGCTCCTGAGCCTTCTCCTGGGGAGCCAGCCTGGCTCACTCTGACTGCTAGTGAAGAGGATGATGAGCGTGTGTTCATCTGTGAAGCTCTCCTGGAGGTGAAGGGAGAGATACTTCGGAGGAACCGGAGCCTGGAGCTGCAAGTTCTCT ATCAGCCAAGACTGGATGAGGCAGGCTGTCCTGGCAACTGGACATGGTTGGAGGGGATGGAATCTACCCTGCAGTGCTGGGCTCCAGGGAATCCACCCCCAGTTGTGGAGTGTGTCCGGCCAGAGGGAGGGCCAGCCATCCCACTGGGCCTTCCCCTGCCCATCAGCCGGGATCATGCAGGCACCTACCAATGCACAGCTTCCAACACAGTGGGCCAAACAACAAAGGATGTGACGGTGATGGTGGAGT ATGGGCCAGTCCTGGATCAATTAGGTTGTCCTGAGAGACGTACATGGCTTGAGGGTACAGAGGAGGTGCTGACCTGTCAGGCTCTTGGGGTCCCACCACCCATTGTGAGCTGCATCCCCATTGGGGCCTGGGCCCAGCTTCCTGTGGGGCAACTTCGAGTGACCCGAGAGCATGCAGGCACTTATCATTGTGTGGCTACAAACCCGAGGGGCTCAGCCTCCACAAATGTGTCCATCACTGTTGAGT ATGGACCAAGTTTTGGGGAGGTAGACTGCCCTGGTGCTTGGACTTGGGTCAAGGGCTCTGACCACCAGTTCTCCTGTGAGGCTGATGGGAACCCAGAGCCGGTGGTGCTGTGTTCGAGGGCAGGCAACTCCAGCCACGGGGAGCTGCTTTTTCCTCACCTGGGCTCTCCCTCGGGGCAGGACCCTGCTCCTGGCCTTTACTACTGCAATGCCACCAACATGCATGGTTCAGCCAGCAAAAGGGTCACCGTCAGTGCCGAAT CCCCACCACAAATGGATGAGGCCAGCTGCCCAAGCCACCAAACATGGCTGGAGGGGGCACGGGCGCCGGTACTGACCTGCAGAGCTCAGGGCAACCCCACTCCGAGAGTCCACTGCTCCCGGGACGGGCCGGAGCGGCCGGAGAAGCCCAGTGTTTCCAGGGCAGATGCTGGGACCTTCCACTGTGTAGCCACCAACAGCCACGGCTCAGACACCAGGATAGTCACCATTGGGGTAGAGT ACAGGCCCCTGGTGGCAGAGCTGGTGGCCATGCCCCCAGGCAGCGTGAAGCCTGGGGGGAACTTTACGTTGACCTGCAGAGCCGAAGGATCCCCCCCAGCCCAGTACAGCTGGCGCACCCCCCCAGGAGCCCCCAACATTGGTCTCTCGGGCAACAACAGCACCCTGAGTGTAGCCGGTGCCCTGGGCAGCCACGGGGGTGTGTATGAGTGTGCCGCCACCAACACCCACGGCAGCCATGCCCTTCGGATCACCGTGCACGTGACTG GGCCCTGGCTGTGGATTGTCGTGGGCGGGGTGGCCGGAGGGGCCTTGCTGCTGGCCAGCCTGGGTGGCCTCACCTATTACCTCCAGTCCACAGCCTGTAAGAAAGGAGAGTACAACGTGCAGGAGGCTGAGAGTTCTGGGGAAGCTGTGTGCCTGAACGGGAGCGGGGCTGGGCCTGGGGCCGGGGGTGGCACAGGGGCTGAGGCTGGGGCCGAAGGAGGAGGGGCAGAGGTGTACTCCATCCAACTGACCTCCACGTGA
- the ZGLP1 gene encoding GATA-type zinc finger protein 1, whose protein sequence is MQGRLGAAPRGVSGQSGDPGGGQLIPLPAAPRSPWLALPAAVTGLRFLQETAERLPQAPAPEASQAEPWQEPPGPPRALAPLTVPGGPPAWDAVDSLALISLQCHRLSPPRARKQVGPGVRLGSPPGLQALAGRTLRKQPHPQRGAEGLEPGFQGVMLKMHLKPEREGHQLLITAQFSSACGARSWGASPSPVRALPSPLGASTSNHQDSQGSRSCASCRTQRTPLWRDAEDGTPLCNACGIRYKKYGIRCPACWTVPRKSIYPLGHCNRCGAWLCTPPGPSRKGTEGHDSGVRARLPRLHGEKEKGFSREVAMRAGERAGISTGRRHCPDEMWIPAPMGRPEQ, encoded by the exons ATGCAGGGTCGCCTAGGGGCCGCGCCCAGGGGGGTCTCGGGTCAATCGGGGGACCCTGGGGGAGGGCAGCTAATCCCATTGCCTGCTGCCCCTAGGTCTCCTTGGCTGGCCCTCCCAGCTGCAGTGACCGGCCTGCGCTTCCTTCAGGAGACAGCAGAGCGGCTCCCTCAGGCTCCTGCCCCCGAAGCCTCCCAAGCTGAGCCCTGGCAGGAGCCCCCAGGGCCCCCCAGGGCCTTGGCCCCCCTGACTGTCCCCGGGGGCCCTCctgcctgggatgcagtggactCCTTAGCCCTCATCAGCCTGCAGTGTCACCGACTGAGTCCCCCAAGGGCCAGGAAGCAGGTAGGGCCAGGAGTGAGACTGGGGAGCCCACCTGGCCTCCAGGCCCTGGCAGGCAGGACCCTCCGCAAGCAGCCCCACCCGCAAAGGGGAGCTGAGGGGCTGGAGCCCGGATTCCAGGGCGTTATGCTGAAGATGCACCTGAAGCCTGAGCGGGAGGGACACCAGCTGCTGATCACTGCCCAATTCAG TTCAGCCTGTGGTGCCCGGAGCTGGGGGGCTTCACCTAGCCCTGTGAGAGCCTTGCCTAGTCCCCTGGGGGCATCCACATCAAACCATCAAGATTCCCAAG GGAGTCGAAGCTGTGCCTCCTGCCGAACCCAGAGAACACCGCTGTGGCGGGATGCCGAGGATGGGACCCCACTGTGTAATGCCTGTGGCATCAG GTATAAAAAGTATGGAATCCGCTGCCCTGCCTGTTGGACTGTACCCAGGAAAAGCATCTACCCACTTGGGCACTGTAACCGTTGTGGGGCCTGGCTCTGTACCCCTCCAGGCCCTAGCAGGAAGG GGACGGAAGGCCATGACTCCGGTGTCCGAGCCCGGCTTCCCCGGCTCcatggggagaaggaaaagggctTCTCCAGAGAAGTGGCCATGAGGGCGGGAGAGAGAGCTGGGATCTCCACTGGCCGGAGGCATTGCCCTGATGAGATGTGGATTCCGGCTCCCATGGGAAGGCCAGAGCAGTGA
- the FDX2 gene encoding ferredoxin-2, mitochondrial — MAASMAGRSVSAGALMRVAGGSLWRGPGSCRLDPRRAVALLPVSSRGFRSTGPCPAEVEKRPPDREPPSGDLVNVVFVDRSGQRVPVSGRVGEDVMRLAQRHGIDLEGACEASLACSTCHIYVSEEHLAILSPPEEREDDMLDMAPQLQENSRLGCQIILTKELEGAEFTLPKVTRNFYVDGHVPKPH; from the exons ATGGCCGCCTCCATGGCGGGGAGGAGCGTGAGCGCCGGGGCGCTGATGCGGGTGGCGGGAGGCAGCCTGTGGCGGGGTCCGGGGTCTTGCAGACTCGACCCGAGGAGAGCCGTCGCGTTGTTGCCGGTCAGCTCCAGGGGCTTCCGGAGCACAG GCCCTTGCCCTGCGGAGGTGGAAAAGCGGCCGCCGGACCGCGAACCGCCCTCCGGGGACTT ggtGAACGTGGTATTCGTGGACCGCTCGGGGCAGCGGGTCCCTGTGAGTGGCCGAGTTGGCGAGGACGTGATGCGCTTGGCCCAGCGGCACGGCATCGATTTGGAGG GGGCCTGTGAGGCCTCCTTGGCCTGTTCTACCTGCCATATCTATGTGAGTGAGGAGCATTTGGCTATCTTGTCCCCAcctgaagagag GGAAGATGACATGCTGGACATGGCCCCACAGCTGCAGGAGAACTCAAGGCTGGGTTGCCAGATCATCTTGACAAAGGAGCTTGAGGGTGCTGAGTTCACTTTGCCGAAAGTTACTCGAAACTTCTATGTGGATGGCCATGTTCCCAAGCCACATTGA
- the RAVER1 gene encoding ribonucleoprotein PTB-binding 1 isoform X2: MAADVSVTHRPPLSPKPEAEAEAGGVGERRTLDEKLPPLDPEEVRSRLERTERQFRNRRKILIRGLPGDVTNQEVHDLLSDYELKYCFVDKYKGTAFVTLLNGEQAESAIRTFHQSHLRDKELSVQLQPTDALLCIANLPPSYTQQQFEELVRPFGNLERCFLVYSERSGHSKGYGFVEYMKKDSAARAKSDLLGKPLGPRTLYVHWTDASQLTPALLHSRCLCVDHLPQGYSDVDELRQALSSVHSPTFCQLAYGQDGQLKGFAVLEYETSQMAEEAQQQADGMVLAGNPVRVSFCAPGPPGRSMLAALIAAQATALNRGKGLLPEPNILQILSSLGPPASLQLLLNPLLHGPGGGNKQGLLGAPPTMPLLNSPALSTALLQLALQTQSQVQQKPGILGDSPLGSFQSGTQPGNTLLGELPAGGVLPSDMPPVRGKPPSLLPPLLGTAGGDREALALGASATQLTPPPASLRGSVLSGLQKLSENGPPPTSGVSLLGEPPKDFRIPLNPYLNLHSLLPTGSLLSKVSRLDGSKAFNLKSSMLGGTSSTRLSTDSGLSSDGYGFDYPPDLGPRRIFSHPRESVGPILGPLGHSRHKMSPPPSGFGERGSGSGGLPHFYSGSPTSYFTSGLQAGLKQSHLNKVVGTSPMGSGEGLLGLGPGPDSHGSLMKTPMGGQKRGFSHLLPSPEPSPEGGYVGQHSQGLGGHYADSYLKRKRIF; the protein is encoded by the exons ATGGCGGCAGACGTGTCCGTTACTCACCGGCCCCCGCTGAGCCCGAAGCCCGAGGCAGAGGCCGAAGCGGGTGGTGTCGGAGAGCGTAGGACGCTGGACGAGAAGCTGCCGCCACTAGACCCCGAAGAGGTGCGGAGCCGCCTGGAGCGGACTGAGCGCCAGTTCCGTAACCGCCGAAAGATCCTCATCCGGGGCCTCCCGGGGGACGTGACCAACCAG GAAGTACATGACCTGCTCAGTGACTATGAGCTCAAGTACTGTTTTGTGGACAAGTACAAGGGGACTG CTTTTGTGACTTTGCTGAATGGGGAACAAGCAGAATCAGCGATCCGCACATTTCACCAGAGCCACCTGAGGGATAAGGAGCTGTCAGTGCAGCTGCAGCCCACAGATGCCCTGCTTTGTATTGCCAACTTGCCCCCAAGCTACACACAGCAGCAGTTTGAGGAGCTAGTGAgaccctttggcaatctggagCGCTGCTTCCTGGTGTACAGTGAGCGCAGTGGTCACTCCAAGGGCTATGGCTTTGTAGAGTATATGAAGAAGGATTCAGCAGCTAGAGCCAAGTCAGACCTACTGGGCAAACCACTGGGCCCCCGGACACTGTATGTGCACTGGACAGATGCCAGCCAGCTGACTCCAGCACTGTTGCATTCACGATGCCTCTGTGTTGACCACCTACCCCAGGGCTACAGTGATGTGGATGAACTTCGACAGGCTCTTTCTTCTGTACATTCTCCCACCTTCTGCCAG CTCGCATATGGACAGGATGGACAGCTGAAGGGCTTTGCAGTGTTGGAGTATGAGACATCACAGATGGCTGAAGAAGCCCAGCAGCAGGCCGATGGGATGGTCCTGGCTGGAAATCCTGTCCGAGTGTCTTTCTGTGCCCCAGGCCCTCCAGGCCGGAGTATGCTAGCTGCCCTCATTGCTGCCCAGGCCACG GCTCTGAACAGGGGGAAGGGGCTGCTGCCTGAGCCAAACATTCTTCAGATCCTCAGTAGCTTAGGACCCCCTGCATCTCTACAACTTCTTCTGAATCCTCTGCTGCATGGTCCTGGGGGTGGAAATAAGCAAG GCCTCCTGGGTGCACCTCCAACCATGCCCCTGTTGAACAGCCCAGCTTTATCCACAGCATTGCTTCAGCTTGCCCTACAGACTCAGAGCCAAGTCCAGCAG AAACCAGGGATCCTTGGAGACTCTCCCTTAGGGTCATTCCAATCTGGGACCCAGCCTGGGAACACTCTTCTTGGAGAGTTACCTGCAG GAGGAGTCCTGCCCTCAGACATGCCCCCAGTTCGAGGGAAGCCTCCATCTCTCTTGCCTCCACTGCTGGGCACAGCAGGGGGAGATCGTGAAGCTCTGGCTCTGGGGGCTTCAGCCACTCAGCTCACTCCACCTCCTGCCTCCCTTCGGGGTTCTGTTCTCAGTGGATTACAGAAACTCAGTGAGAATGGGCCCCCACCAACCTCTGGG GTCTCACTGCTGGGAGAGCCTCCCAAGGACTTCAGGATCCCTTTGAACCCTTACCTAAACCTACACAGTCTCTTACCAACAGGTAGCCTGCTTAGTAAAGTGTCTAGGCTGGA TGGCAGCAAAGCTTTTAATCTGAAATCCAGTATGCTGGGCGGTACTTCTAGCACCCGTCTGTCCACTGATTCAGGCCTTTCCTCAGATGGCTATGGCTTTGACTATCCACCG GATTTGGGTCCAAGGCGTATATTTTCCCATCCTCGAGAATCTGTGGGGCCCATACTAGGACCACTTGGGCACAGCAGACATAAG ATGTCTCCCCCACCCAGTGGGTTTGGTGAACGGGGCAGTGGAAGTGGGGGGCTTCCCCACTTTTACTCAGGTTCCCCTACCTCCTATTTCACCAGTGGTCTGCAGGCTGGCCTCAAGCAGAGTCACCTCAACAAG GTTGTTGGCACGTCCCCCATGGGTTCTGGAGAGGGTCTCTTGGGTCTGGGTCCTGGCCCTGACAGCCATGGCAGCCTGATGAAG ACTCCTATGGGTGGCCAGAAACGGGGCTTCTCCCACCTGCTTCCTTCCCCAGAGCCTAGCCCTGAAGGGGGGTATGTGGGGCAGCATTCCCAAGGCCTGGGGGGCCATTATGCAGATTCCTACCTGAAACGCAAGAGGATATTCTAA
- the RAVER1 gene encoding ribonucleoprotein PTB-binding 1 isoform X3, producing the protein MAADVSVTHRPPLSPKPEAEAEAGGVGERRTLDEKLPPLDPEEVRSRLERTERQFRNRRKILIRGLPGDVTNQEVHDLLSDYELKYCFVDKYKGTAFVTLLNGEQAESAIRTFHQSHLRDKELSVQLQPTDALLCIANLPPSYTQQQFEELVRPFGNLERCFLVYSERSGHSKGYGFVEYMKKDSAARAKSDLLGKPLGPRTLYVHWTDASQLTPALLHSRCLCVDHLPQGYSDVDELRQALSSVHSPTFCQLAYGQDGQLKGFAVLEYETSQMAEEAQQQADGMVLAGNPVRVSFCAPGPPGRSMLAALIAAQATALNRGKGLLPEPNILQILSSLGPPASLQLLLNPLLHGPGGGNKQGLLGAPPTMPLLNSPALSTALLQLALQTQSQVQQKPGILGDSPLGSFQSGTQPGNTLLGELPAGGVLPSDMPPVRGKPPSLLPPLLGTAGGDREALALGASATQLTPPPASLRGSVLSGLQKLSENGPPPTSGVSLLGEPPKDFRIPLNPYLNLHSLLPTGSGSKAFNLKSSMLGGTSSTRLSTDSGLSSDGYGFDYPPDLGPRRIFSHPRESVGPILGPLGHSRHKMSPPPSGFGERGSGSGGLPHFYSGSPTSYFTSGLQAGLKQSHLNKVVGTSPMGSGEGLLGLGPGPDSHGSLMKTPMGGQKRGFSHLLPSPEPSPEGGYVGQHSQGLGGHYADSYLKRKRIF; encoded by the exons ATGGCGGCAGACGTGTCCGTTACTCACCGGCCCCCGCTGAGCCCGAAGCCCGAGGCAGAGGCCGAAGCGGGTGGTGTCGGAGAGCGTAGGACGCTGGACGAGAAGCTGCCGCCACTAGACCCCGAAGAGGTGCGGAGCCGCCTGGAGCGGACTGAGCGCCAGTTCCGTAACCGCCGAAAGATCCTCATCCGGGGCCTCCCGGGGGACGTGACCAACCAG GAAGTACATGACCTGCTCAGTGACTATGAGCTCAAGTACTGTTTTGTGGACAAGTACAAGGGGACTG CTTTTGTGACTTTGCTGAATGGGGAACAAGCAGAATCAGCGATCCGCACATTTCACCAGAGCCACCTGAGGGATAAGGAGCTGTCAGTGCAGCTGCAGCCCACAGATGCCCTGCTTTGTATTGCCAACTTGCCCCCAAGCTACACACAGCAGCAGTTTGAGGAGCTAGTGAgaccctttggcaatctggagCGCTGCTTCCTGGTGTACAGTGAGCGCAGTGGTCACTCCAAGGGCTATGGCTTTGTAGAGTATATGAAGAAGGATTCAGCAGCTAGAGCCAAGTCAGACCTACTGGGCAAACCACTGGGCCCCCGGACACTGTATGTGCACTGGACAGATGCCAGCCAGCTGACTCCAGCACTGTTGCATTCACGATGCCTCTGTGTTGACCACCTACCCCAGGGCTACAGTGATGTGGATGAACTTCGACAGGCTCTTTCTTCTGTACATTCTCCCACCTTCTGCCAG CTCGCATATGGACAGGATGGACAGCTGAAGGGCTTTGCAGTGTTGGAGTATGAGACATCACAGATGGCTGAAGAAGCCCAGCAGCAGGCCGATGGGATGGTCCTGGCTGGAAATCCTGTCCGAGTGTCTTTCTGTGCCCCAGGCCCTCCAGGCCGGAGTATGCTAGCTGCCCTCATTGCTGCCCAGGCCACG GCTCTGAACAGGGGGAAGGGGCTGCTGCCTGAGCCAAACATTCTTCAGATCCTCAGTAGCTTAGGACCCCCTGCATCTCTACAACTTCTTCTGAATCCTCTGCTGCATGGTCCTGGGGGTGGAAATAAGCAAG GCCTCCTGGGTGCACCTCCAACCATGCCCCTGTTGAACAGCCCAGCTTTATCCACAGCATTGCTTCAGCTTGCCCTACAGACTCAGAGCCAAGTCCAGCAG AAACCAGGGATCCTTGGAGACTCTCCCTTAGGGTCATTCCAATCTGGGACCCAGCCTGGGAACACTCTTCTTGGAGAGTTACCTGCAG GAGGAGTCCTGCCCTCAGACATGCCCCCAGTTCGAGGGAAGCCTCCATCTCTCTTGCCTCCACTGCTGGGCACAGCAGGGGGAGATCGTGAAGCTCTGGCTCTGGGGGCTTCAGCCACTCAGCTCACTCCACCTCCTGCCTCCCTTCGGGGTTCTGTTCTCAGTGGATTACAGAAACTCAGTGAGAATGGGCCCCCACCAACCTCTGGG GTCTCACTGCTGGGAGAGCCTCCCAAGGACTTCAGGATCCCTTTGAACCCTTACCTAAACCTACACAGTCTCTTACCAACAG GGAGTGGCAGCAAAGCTTTTAATCTGAAATCCAGTATGCTGGGCGGTACTTCTAGCACCCGTCTGTCCACTGATTCAGGCCTTTCCTCAGATGGCTATGGCTTTGACTATCCACCG GATTTGGGTCCAAGGCGTATATTTTCCCATCCTCGAGAATCTGTGGGGCCCATACTAGGACCACTTGGGCACAGCAGACATAAG ATGTCTCCCCCACCCAGTGGGTTTGGTGAACGGGGCAGTGGAAGTGGGGGGCTTCCCCACTTTTACTCAGGTTCCCCTACCTCCTATTTCACCAGTGGTCTGCAGGCTGGCCTCAAGCAGAGTCACCTCAACAAG GTTGTTGGCACGTCCCCCATGGGTTCTGGAGAGGGTCTCTTGGGTCTGGGTCCTGGCCCTGACAGCCATGGCAGCCTGATGAAG ACTCCTATGGGTGGCCAGAAACGGGGCTTCTCCCACCTGCTTCCTTCCCCAGAGCCTAGCCCTGAAGGGGGGTATGTGGGGCAGCATTCCCAAGGCCTGGGGGGCCATTATGCAGATTCCTACCTGAAACGCAAGAGGATATTCTAA
- the RAVER1 gene encoding ribonucleoprotein PTB-binding 1 isoform X1, with protein sequence MAADVSVTHRPPLSPKPEAEAEAGGVGERRTLDEKLPPLDPEEVRSRLERTERQFRNRRKILIRGLPGDVTNQEVHDLLSDYELKYCFVDKYKGTAFVTLLNGEQAESAIRTFHQSHLRDKELSVQLQPTDALLCIANLPPSYTQQQFEELVRPFGNLERCFLVYSERSGHSKGYGFVEYMKKDSAARAKSDLLGKPLGPRTLYVHWTDASQLTPALLHSRCLCVDHLPQGYSDVDELRQALSSVHSPTFCQLAYGQDGQLKGFAVLEYETSQMAEEAQQQADGMVLAGNPVRVSFCAPGPPGRSMLAALIAAQATALNRGKGLLPEPNILQILSSLGPPASLQLLLNPLLHGPGGGNKQGLLGAPPTMPLLNSPALSTALLQLALQTQSQVQQKPGILGDSPLGSFQSGTQPGNTLLGELPAGGVLPSDMPPVRGKPPSLLPPLLGTAGGDREALALGASATQLTPPPASLRGSVLSGLQKLSENGPPPTSGVSLLGEPPKDFRIPLNPYLNLHSLLPTGSLLSKVSRLELGWSKGGKGWGKSDIFPLAPGSGSKAFNLKSSMLGGTSSTRLSTDSGLSSDGYGFDYPPDLGPRRIFSHPRESVGPILGPLGHSRHKMSPPPSGFGERGSGSGGLPHFYSGSPTSYFTSGLQAGLKQSHLNKVVGTSPMGSGEGLLGLGPGPDSHGSLMKTPMGGQKRGFSHLLPSPEPSPEGGYVGQHSQGLGGHYADSYLKRKRIF encoded by the exons ATGGCGGCAGACGTGTCCGTTACTCACCGGCCCCCGCTGAGCCCGAAGCCCGAGGCAGAGGCCGAAGCGGGTGGTGTCGGAGAGCGTAGGACGCTGGACGAGAAGCTGCCGCCACTAGACCCCGAAGAGGTGCGGAGCCGCCTGGAGCGGACTGAGCGCCAGTTCCGTAACCGCCGAAAGATCCTCATCCGGGGCCTCCCGGGGGACGTGACCAACCAG GAAGTACATGACCTGCTCAGTGACTATGAGCTCAAGTACTGTTTTGTGGACAAGTACAAGGGGACTG CTTTTGTGACTTTGCTGAATGGGGAACAAGCAGAATCAGCGATCCGCACATTTCACCAGAGCCACCTGAGGGATAAGGAGCTGTCAGTGCAGCTGCAGCCCACAGATGCCCTGCTTTGTATTGCCAACTTGCCCCCAAGCTACACACAGCAGCAGTTTGAGGAGCTAGTGAgaccctttggcaatctggagCGCTGCTTCCTGGTGTACAGTGAGCGCAGTGGTCACTCCAAGGGCTATGGCTTTGTAGAGTATATGAAGAAGGATTCAGCAGCTAGAGCCAAGTCAGACCTACTGGGCAAACCACTGGGCCCCCGGACACTGTATGTGCACTGGACAGATGCCAGCCAGCTGACTCCAGCACTGTTGCATTCACGATGCCTCTGTGTTGACCACCTACCCCAGGGCTACAGTGATGTGGATGAACTTCGACAGGCTCTTTCTTCTGTACATTCTCCCACCTTCTGCCAG CTCGCATATGGACAGGATGGACAGCTGAAGGGCTTTGCAGTGTTGGAGTATGAGACATCACAGATGGCTGAAGAAGCCCAGCAGCAGGCCGATGGGATGGTCCTGGCTGGAAATCCTGTCCGAGTGTCTTTCTGTGCCCCAGGCCCTCCAGGCCGGAGTATGCTAGCTGCCCTCATTGCTGCCCAGGCCACG GCTCTGAACAGGGGGAAGGGGCTGCTGCCTGAGCCAAACATTCTTCAGATCCTCAGTAGCTTAGGACCCCCTGCATCTCTACAACTTCTTCTGAATCCTCTGCTGCATGGTCCTGGGGGTGGAAATAAGCAAG GCCTCCTGGGTGCACCTCCAACCATGCCCCTGTTGAACAGCCCAGCTTTATCCACAGCATTGCTTCAGCTTGCCCTACAGACTCAGAGCCAAGTCCAGCAG AAACCAGGGATCCTTGGAGACTCTCCCTTAGGGTCATTCCAATCTGGGACCCAGCCTGGGAACACTCTTCTTGGAGAGTTACCTGCAG GAGGAGTCCTGCCCTCAGACATGCCCCCAGTTCGAGGGAAGCCTCCATCTCTCTTGCCTCCACTGCTGGGCACAGCAGGGGGAGATCGTGAAGCTCTGGCTCTGGGGGCTTCAGCCACTCAGCTCACTCCACCTCCTGCCTCCCTTCGGGGTTCTGTTCTCAGTGGATTACAGAAACTCAGTGAGAATGGGCCCCCACCAACCTCTGGG GTCTCACTGCTGGGAGAGCCTCCCAAGGACTTCAGGATCCCTTTGAACCCTTACCTAAACCTACACAGTCTCTTACCAACAGGTAGCCTGCTTAGTAAAGTGTCTAGGCTGGAGTTGGGTTGGAGTAAGGGTGGGAAGGGATGGGG CAAATCTGATATTTTCCCTTTGGCCCCAGGGAGTGGCAGCAAAGCTTTTAATCTGAAATCCAGTATGCTGGGCGGTACTTCTAGCACCCGTCTGTCCACTGATTCAGGCCTTTCCTCAGATGGCTATGGCTTTGACTATCCACCG GATTTGGGTCCAAGGCGTATATTTTCCCATCCTCGAGAATCTGTGGGGCCCATACTAGGACCACTTGGGCACAGCAGACATAAG ATGTCTCCCCCACCCAGTGGGTTTGGTGAACGGGGCAGTGGAAGTGGGGGGCTTCCCCACTTTTACTCAGGTTCCCCTACCTCCTATTTCACCAGTGGTCTGCAGGCTGGCCTCAAGCAGAGTCACCTCAACAAG GTTGTTGGCACGTCCCCCATGGGTTCTGGAGAGGGTCTCTTGGGTCTGGGTCCTGGCCCTGACAGCCATGGCAGCCTGATGAAG ACTCCTATGGGTGGCCAGAAACGGGGCTTCTCCCACCTGCTTCCTTCCCCAGAGCCTAGCCCTGAAGGGGGGTATGTGGGGCAGCATTCCCAAGGCCTGGGGGGCCATTATGCAGATTCCTACCTGAAACGCAAGAGGATATTCTAA